ATATAAAGTCCTAGTTTGAGGAAAAAGTATAAAcaactcctttttctttccatcttctATTAAAATTCTGAAAGCGAATTACAACATATAAAATTACACTACATTTTATAGTGACTACGAGACTTGGATGATGGAAAACGCAGTATGATGCATTTCAAGGAAGTTGCAAGAACCCCGTACGAGCAATGGTAGGAAAGCGACTCGCTCGGCACATGGTTTGGGTCTTGAACTTCCGACCACATGCTTTTGTCTTTTGCAAGTTAAATATTATCCCACCGAACGTCCAGTGGACGACTAAAATGATTAATTTCTTAAGATTTCAATCTTACCAGAAATATATCTCACCACCTAGGTATCTCTAACGTAGTAATTCTTGCaataaattttgtcatattaAATTACCAATTAATTTTGCTTACCAACTCTTGTTTGGATTACTACTTTTTCTTTGTATCAATTAGAAGCCCTTCTAATTACCAATGCTATTTAAATATTACCAACCTTCACCGACTTGTCTCCCATGAAATTTCTACTTAGTATTGAGTTACAAACTCTCATTGAATTACTTATTGACAATTTATTTAGTTCTTTGcatttctaactttttttttttatcgtcaACAAACTTCTATCTGCAATTCTTAGCAATGCCCAAGAATtaccactattttttttttataaattaccATCTGTTATAAGACGGACTTGCTAACTTTTCTCTTTAAGTTATCAAATAGTTTATTGTTATTAACACTTATTTGAATTACTTATCaagcttattttttaattaccaacttttcttattttatttattaattttcatttatctttctttATTATGCCTTGAATATATTAGCTTTTAAGAGATTTTCAATCAATGATAAGAGAAGTTagtattttaaacaaaaaataaatagacaTTTATGTCGCAACCTAGAAAAGACACTAAGTTTAGGGATATTGCCTCAAAGGTGGGTTTATGGTCCTCTATTAGGCACGGGCTCTCCTAAACTCATACCTCGCACAATATTATGGTATTTAATCTAACGTTATAAGGATTTTCTAATGAGAAGTCGTCATTAGCCTATTAGGTTGACTAAAAACCAAGTGAGATgtgggagtatacctcacttttTATACAATCAAAGAATCTAGAGACaatgacttaattacactaactaatCAATTAGTGTCCTTTCGATatttaatcttgttcattttttgtcaTGCGgtctagattgattttaaacctatccactaacatgtgaaacgattatgcgggtgcacaatcattaaaataataatcggTAATCAAGgaaagattaaataaattgcaaggcaGCAAGCATCTAATactaataaataagaaaaataccaTTCCTAACTAGGCTAAAGATAAATgacaatcaatatattgaaagtgtgcaatcaattaataattcagctcaaaaaagaaaacattaaaacCCTATTGCAAAACGCTAAgagtttgttcaattttgaacacaatttttcttcaaagatttTCGCACATTCTTAAGAGAAAACTGCTTCACAACTAATTTTTAAGCCTTttaataactttaaaaaaaaatggtttcccacactttaagaaaaaaattactcaaaaaactatcttttaagttttttttgattttttttatgggatttttttatttttaataaaaattaatttttttataaaaatatatttgttaatTCGAAAAAGGGCCCCGATCGAGTTTTTAACCCGATCTCCAACCACCCGAAACGCATTAGATGGtctaatgtgtttcgggtcAGTCGGTCAGTCAGTGTGTGTGACCTATTGTGTTTTGGGTCGGTTGGTCGGGTCACATGTGTGACCATTGTGTTTCGGGTTCTGAGTAAAAATGGACTCCGACTGACCCGAAATTGACACCCCTAGGTGCTGGTCTGAAAATGGGCCAAATTCTGGTTTGATGGGCCTTGGACCTAGGCTACGTAAAACACAAAAGATCTAAAAAGAGAGTGGGCTTATATGCTAAAGCCCAACCCGACCACTCAGCAACCTCAAAACTTGAACTAAGCCCACTCCAAACTTGGACCTAATCAAGCCTAGCTGAGCTCGAACCCACTAAACTTCAACTTAAGCCCAACTTCAAATCCCCTTCTCCCAAATGTCTGTACATGGCAGACTCtccaggttctttttttttttttctttaaccatttttgtttatttcttttctcttcccttttgcAGGTCGTCTTCTCCCTTGGGCGGCCTTCCTCAACGAGCTCACGCCCTCACCGAAGCTCCTTCGTTTTTAGACAAACATCATCCAAATCTCAACCGCTGCCAAGCTACCACCTTCAGCGATCATCCACTCAGACCACCACTCGCCGGCCGACCTCCCCGCCGATTTCCTCTCTTCATCGGATGGTCATCGTCGGCCACAAAGCATGAAACACAAAACAACGTAAACGATGGCAGTGGTGGGGGCAGCGAAACGACCGAATGACCAACGTCCGGGAATGCTAATCACAAAAACAACACCCCAATAGAACGAATCAACACGTGGATACTCGGTTCTGGCCAAAACGGCAAAAGCAAAACTAGATGTCGGTGAAGCATTTCATCGAGTCGGTGGTGTGCGACACTGAATGAGGGTTTTCCGGCTCGACCGGGACTCAAACCTGGGCTAGAATCCTTAGCATACGACCGACAACACACAGCGACCTAACTAAAGACCTACGGGGGCCGGAGTTCAGCGTGAGTCGGACGGCCGTGAACCCCGGCCCGgcttcccaaaaaagaaaaagaaaaaacacagcAAGGAGGTAAAAATAAAGGCTTATCTTGGCTTGAGGACGTCTATCGGGTCGTCGGACGGAGCTCATGCGTGGCCGAGGCTTTGGCTGGGGCTCTCTCTCGCTTTCCGTTCTATCTCGGCTCTCACTCTCCATGCCGGATCTCTCCCTCTTcgtttgctctctctctctctctctctctccgaacGAACCCCCCAAAACTCACGCCCCTCTCTGGCTTTTAAGGACCGGCGTGCATGGCCTCCTACCGTGTCAGCTACCACTGCCAGCCTGCCCCGACTGAGCGTCTCGCGCGACGCTCGCCCTGTTCTCTCTGTTCCCGTGCCatcctctctcccttttccgCAGAACGCGTTAGAGCGTGAGGGAGAGGGAGCGCCTGAgagagaagatggaggaagagGCTGGgcttggggaaaagaaaaagaaaagtggacCGGGCTGGGTTTAGGcgcaaagaaaaggaggaaaggaagaagaaacaagGGTGGGCTGGGCTAACTTTGGCCCGAtctcgcatttttttttttctttttttcaaatgataattttaattaattaatttttttctctgtttttcttaaaaaaaattaattactattaatgcaaatgctccCAATGTCTATATGCCATACAattataatgaaaattatttttgctaagttaaaaattaatctctaattttctatgtaattaaTGGATGATTAAATGGGTCGCTAAAATTTAGATGTTTTGTAACTAATTTCCTAGAACCCACGTGGAGCTTTCCAGGAAGGATGCTCAAAATATAATCTCCATGGTTGGCTATTGTGTGAAGTGGAAAAACTAACCCCTCTTTCCTAGCccccaacaaaaaggaaaagttaaaaTTCCGTCATGAAAGTAATTACAAAGGATCTTACTTTTTCTCATCCATTATCGTGTTTCCATGACCTTTCTTGAAAATCTAGAATcaacttttctttaaaaatttggaaTACATACGTGACATATACATAACatagcaaaacagaggaaaggaAACCTTGAGGGCTgggaaaattgaagagaaagggaaatAGTATTAGTAAGTTTGATCAATGTACTAATCAAGAGGAATAATTGTGAGATGATTTGTCGTGTAATATGAAACTTCATTAAGATTGTGTAAAGTCGTGAGTTGGCGCACTTTTTGTTCTGGCTGATTATCTGTTCCATGTGTTCTTTTGTAAAACGGAAAACGAGAAAACAAGACAACACATTTAACCAGCACCGGTTGTAGACAATTGCATTTAATCCGATCTTCTCAATCAATCTCTCTTTCTGGATTGAACAGCACTTCAATGAGCACATATCTATTCAAGTGggtatgatttttttgaattgtaGAAACATGAAACTCTCATGTAATTGCTTGATATTCAGAGCCATCAACTCTAGCTTCCATTGGTCACATCCAACTCAAGCATCGATGCCATCACAAGCATCAGCTAGTCCTAATCGCTTagctaaaaaaaattgtattgatAACTTTGCCATATCATGTTATACTATCGTGCTATACCACCTAAAAACCACCCATGCCGTGGACTATAGTTGGACCATTTAAGATGATTTGTATTATCGACGGAGCAACATCCACTTTCTCTACGGACGGACCATCGCGGCAAAGATTGGGGGCAGATGTCCGCATTATCTTGTAAAGAATATAATTTATGTcagtttttttcaaaataattttccataatGCCCCCAAATAAGACTTTAATAGTAGTTTTCTCACTCTttcgttttcattttcaatccaTAATTGAGAACTGCAGTGAGTAGGTATATAACTAACGAAGGCTTAAGTGCAAGATATAAGCAAAATCTATTGAAATTTTACTCATAATTCGATTTGTTGTCAAGCAAGGATCATTATATTTACTATTTGAATCAACACATTGCATTGgccttttattttctattaggTTTTCCAACTAATAAAAATTTCTCAGTCGATTCCTCATTTTCTCCATCCTCACGAATACAAGGCAGCCAAGATAACTCCAAGAAAATCTTGATTGTCGaaggaaaaaatcacaaaactagCCTACAATACTAAAGGCCAAAGTTTATTCGAAATCGGGCTGAACCGGTTTCAACACGGCTCATTGATGGAGCTAATGTGGATTTCTGGACCAGTCACTGACATGGCGCAACCATGGAGCTAATGTGGCACTGGCGGGAGGCGGCTTTGACCATGCACACATTTGAGAATGACGACCGGTGCGAAGGGAAACATATCGAGTTATATGAACTGGCGCAGGGAGGTGCGTACAGGCGCGAGCACGTTCCCGGCGGCCGTGGAGCTAGGTCATGATTGCTGGAAACTATCCCTAAAAGATTTTGATGATAATCCAAGTACTCAATAAGTTTATATGAGACACCGGACTCATGgagtgccaaaatttgacataagaggacacttaagtgccaaaagttaggaaagtgacatttaaatatcaaaatcagagcaaaatggatcagttAAGTGTCAATAGTGAAAAAATCTAGCCAACATACTAATGTGACAATTTTCTAGTAAGGTAAgtgcaaaacaatgttgttttacATGCCGACATGGCTAAACAAGTGCAAAAATGACGTCTTTTTGTTGCTGACGTGGgtagataattaatataaatatcaattaaattaaatttaaaactattttttttttatttttgaaaaaaaaaggaggaagatggagattGCAGGCAGCGAAGGCTGAGCCCTCATTGCTGCCTCCCCACCATCGTCGAGAAGAATGGCAACGGTGGGGGAAGGGTCGTTCGGGGTTGCCAAGCCTTAGCTAGGAGCTGGCGACCTCGGCTAACAGGCGGCAAGGCCTGTGAGCCCTTGTCCCCAGTGACAGTGGGGAGGTGGCGGTGAGGGCTCAACCTTGTTGCCTAAAAtctccatcttttttctttttagttttcaatttagtttaattaatatttatattaaaattcaaataagagacAAAACAAGCCATCGTTGCTTGcaatttccatcttttttctttttgaatttcaaattttagttttaaatttagcttaattaatatttatatttttaaaaaatgaggaggaggaggaaggtgaGGGCTAAGCCCTTGCTGTTGCCTCCCCCATCATCGCCGACAAGGGCCGGTGACAATGGGCTAAGGCCCGGCAATCccaaccgaccctccccctaccgtcgccgacccttcccaGCAACGGTGGAGAGGCGGTGGTGAGGGCTTGGCCCTCGCCTTCcacctcctcctttttttttaaataaataaataaaaatatatatataaattctaatttaattaatatttatattaattttttttttaaaaaaaaagaagacaaagcgACATTGTTTTGGTTTTTCATTGCTGACTCTGCTCTTCGGCGTATCATGTAGgtgagttatattattaaaaaattaccatgtAAGATTTCCAGTCACTTTTATAGGACTTGACACTCAAGTGTCCCATCGTGCCTCCGTGCACAACGAATTTGTCATGCCTAGTCCGATGGCTAACACTAAGCATTTTTATCGAGCAGTTATTGCAATGACATCCAATGGACGACCCCGATGTCGCCTTTGTCATGCATCGTTTGGAACTTTGCCAGTTCTCTTGACGGGACCCGAGTCCAATTTGTCCGAAAGCCAAATAAACGAATATATGAACTGAGATGTAGACCTTTGTTTGCTTTAAGAGGATCGTTCACTCTCTGAAGTACTATCTCAATATGACAAGTTAAATTAGGGACcccttcattttaaaaaatggaaaatgaaccaaacacgttttcaaaaaaatggaaaagtgttttcaaattaaaattacttTATGAAACCAAATGGCCTGTCTCCACATAGTGTCatgaaaaagattgagaagacACCTCAGGCACAACATTGTTAAATGGTTGAGTACATAAACAAATCGTTGAATGAACATGTAAAGTCAATGAGAAGAGTTATGCTTAAAACATTTACGCATCTTCTGACAAAAGATAAACACTTATACCCCCGTTATTgtaccaaaaatcaaattatatgcTTATGATTACCATTCTAATTTGGTGGTGAAGAAATTACAGATAGCTTGATCATGTGAcatatgagaaaaaaagaaaattcattagATTCTTACACGTGGGAAAACTATATCCAATCTGATTTTATTCACACTTTAACCTGTGTGTATACACACGTACATGCGTATACCTCCTAACAACTCCATATTATTAggaatattgacaaattcatgTTCGAACAAATTACTTCCACTAGTACATGGCCCACACCAGCAAAAGGCCGAAGTAGGTTGTTCTTGTATCAATGGAAATACTGCTACATCCATGATTATTTCCATGTATCATTactttattgaaaaatgtaAGCTAGACTTGGAGAGATCGAGTGCTTAATGGTATATTCCTCACCACCAATAcgtcttcagcttcttcaagtTAGATAGATCGGGTAAGCTTCGCAAGGAACTGCAGTTTCCAATCTCAAGACTTTCTAGTGATTCCAAACTGTCAAGGTCTTGAATGTCAACCAGTTTCGGACAGGACCATAATAGAAAGTCCTTGAGAATTTTAAAGTTAGATAAGTCGGGCAGTCTTTGAAGAAAGGGACAATGACTAATCCACAGGAGTTGTAGATTCTCCAGTCTTTCAAGCCCACTGAACTTGGTTGACTTACAGTAGAACACTCTCAAGCATTGCAACAATGTTAAATGTCCAAGGCCTTGAATATCAGAGACTCGATCCTGGAGACTTAGTTCCAATAAATTCTCCAAGTTGGAAAGGTCAACAACTTCAAGAAGAATGCAATTTTGAACCGTAAGTTTTCTCAAACTAGAGGGAAGCTGTCCGATCTGACGCAAGTTCTTGCAGTTGTGGAGTACAAGTTCTTTCAGATAGCAAAGACAACCCAAATATGACCTTATGCTGGTGATACGTGGAAGCTCCAACATACAACAGGGGCTGTAAGTTTgcacttttggaaaatatttgatGGAGGTTGAGCTTGTAAAACATAATTCCAGATTTCTTAAACTCACAAGGTTGGAGATTTCTGGAGCTTCTTTTGTGGCTGTCGAGGACAGACATAAACTTACCAAACTCTGAGGAAGTTTTGGTACATTCTGCACACGAGTTTGCgttaatttcaaaatcttcaagaaaggtAGTCTCACAATATCACCAGATATCATCTCTAGCCACGTGCAACATTCTCCATAAATCTCCTCAAGTTTTTCTAACATCCCAATTGCCTTGGGTAACTTCTGTATCCGACTTCCATTCATCTTGAGTACTTTCATGCTCTTTAGATTGACAATGCTATTAGGCAACTCTACGATACCCGTTCTTGAGACATCCAACTCAGCTAAAGATTTCAGCATTCCAATTGAGTCGGGAAGTGTCGTTAGGTTGGGAGCTCCACGAATGGCCAAACACTCAAGATTTACGAGTGCTCCGATTGAGCTTGGGATTTTACTAATGGTATCATAACCAATCAGCGAAATATTCTGATCCATGAGTAGCTCAGTCAAGGCTTCTAGAGAACCTAATTCAACGGGCAGCATTTGGAGACGGTAACATCTTCTCAGATTCAAGTGCTTTAAATGTTTCAGATGACCAATGGATCGATGAATCCGTATCAAATTCCTGCAGTCCTCTAGAATTAATATTTCTAAAGACAGATATGTAGAGAGGTCAGGAGTTATCCTTAACCTGCggcaatttgatagattaaGGACCTTCAATCTTGTAGCCACCTGTCAAATAATTATGTATATTCAACAAGTTTGATTTACAGAATTTTTGCAGGACATAAACAAATATATCGAGCAATTCTACCAAAGTAACTTTGCAAATACTCACTGTTTATCCGTTCATCTCACATGGTTGTGGTCTCACTATTCCATTAATTACCATTTACATGGATATCATA
This genomic stretch from Eucalyptus grandis isolate ANBG69807.140 chromosome 3, ASM1654582v1, whole genome shotgun sequence harbors:
- the LOC104439329 gene encoding disease resistance protein RPV1-like isoform X2 encodes the protein MISGNLSGDFEGLFLEVRWLSWKNCPLNLQATNFHLKNLLIIDLSATEITESWNGWTQLKVATRLKVLNLSNCRRLRITPDLSTYLSLEILILEDCRNLIRIHRSIGHLKHLKHLNLRRCYRLQMLPVELGSLEALTELLMDQNISLIGYDTISKIPSSIGALVNLECLAIRGAPNLTTLPDSIGMLKSLAELDVSRTGIVELPNSIVNLKSMKVLKMNGSRIQKLPKAIGMLEKLEEIYGECCTWLEMISGDIVRLPFLKILKLTQTRVQNVPKLPQSLVSLCLSSTATKEAPEISNLVSLRNLELCFTSSTSIKYFPKVQTYSPCCMLELPRITSIRSYLGCLCYLKELVLHNCKNLRQIGQLPSSLRKLTVQNCILLEVVDLSNLENLLELSLQDRVSDIQGLGHLTLLQCLRVFYCKSTKFSGLERLENLQLLWISHCPFLQRLPDLSNFKILKDFLLWSCPKLVDIQDLDSLESLESLEIGNCSSLRSLPDLSNLKKLKTYWW
- the LOC104439329 gene encoding disease resistance protein RPV1-like isoform X1, with amino-acid sequence MIKARFCRKRVLIFLDDVNEKSQLMALAEKREWFGLGSRIVVTTKDKSVLSVFEDSLTYEVSELSSLDSLQLFSKHAFRRNSPPSEFLYLSENVIAKAGGLPLTIELIGSFLCGKERAVWEDTIKKMEKHLHKDVEKKLMLSYEALDETQKQIFLDIACFLAGENKRDATYMWDDCELFPNEGIEVLLLMSLVKIGAKNELWMHDQLKDLGMCIVRSQNRNDPGKRSHVWNHKEALDMITRNKGTETIEAICVDLDGAFLTPEEFKTVQNIRFLGMISGNLSGDFEGLFLEVRWLSWKNCPLNLQATNFHLKNLLIIDLSATEITESWNGWTQLKVATRLKVLNLSNCRRLRITPDLSTYLSLEILILEDCRNLIRIHRSIGHLKHLKHLNLRRCYRLQMLPVELGSLEALTELLMDQNISLIGYDTISKIPSSIGALVNLECLAIRGAPNLTTLPDSIGMLKSLAELDVSRTGIVELPNSIVNLKSMKVLKMNGSRIQKLPKAIGMLEKLEEIYGECCTWLEMISGDIVRLPFLKILKLTQTRVQNVPKLPQSLVSLCLSSTATKEAPEISNLVSLRNLELCFTSSTSIKYFPKVQTYSPCCMLELPRITSIRSYLGCLCYLKELVLHNCKNLRQIGQLPSSLRKLTVQNCILLEVVDLSNLENLLELSLQDRVSDIQGLGHLTLLQCLRVFYCKSTKFSGLERLENLQLLWISHCPFLQRLPDLSNFKILKDFLLWSCPKLVDIQDLDSLESLESLEIGNCSSLRSLPDLSNLKKLKTYWW